GCATTGTGGAGTCACACAAGGCCTTGGACGAGACCGCCCCGGAAGGCGAGGCCCTTCGAGAGCCCGCCGCAGTCGACGTACTGCCGCCCGCGCCGAACGGGCCCTGGTCGCCCCTGTCACGGATCGTGATCACTGGGACCATAGTGGTGGCGGCAACCGCTGTCGCCGTCCACCTGCTCCTGGTCTTCCTGTACCTCGCCCCGGCGAACGCCATCAGCAGGAAGCATGCCGATCTGATACGCGGCTGGGTCTATCCGGAGTTCGACCAGAACTGGCAGCTCTTCGCCCCGAACCCGCTCCAGACGAACATCACCGTGCATGCGCGCGCCCAGATCAAGATGCCCGACGGCTCCCTGCGTACGACGCCCTGGGTCAACCTGACCGCCCAGGACATCGCCCACATCAAGGACAATCCCGCGCCCAGTCATGCGTACCAGAACCTGCTGCGCCAGGCCTGGGACTTCTACAACAGGCAGCGAGACGCGACCGGTAAAGCGGTCGGCCTGCGCGGCGAGCTCGGCGAGACCTACGTGCGCCGGATCGCTGCACAGCGGCTCAGCGCGCGATTCGACGGTGGCCGGGTGGTCAAGGTGCAAATTTATTCGGCATATGCCCCGATTGCCTCGCCGAAGTGGAGCAACGAGAAGGTGGACACCCGTACGACCTACCAGTCGCTCCCGTGGTGGCCGATCTCCAAGGAGGACTTGCGGTGAACATCGAGAAGGACACTGCCCAGGTGCCTTCCCCGTTCAAGGGCATAGGCGCGAAGCTCGATGCGGGGATCAGCAAGGGGCTGAACAAAATCACTGGTTCGGCGCTCATGCCGTACCAGGCCGCGATCGTCCGGATCGGCTTCGCGCTGACCTTCGCGCTCTACCTGATCCGGGAATGGCCGCACCGGCTGGAACTGTACGGCACCACCAACCCGTGGGGATTCGACCTCGCCCAGCGCCTGAGCAACGAGAACGGAGCGTTCACGTTGCTGCTGTGGTCGAACGACAGGCTGTGGTTCGAGCTGGTCTACAACGGCACGATCGTCGCGAGCCTGCTGCTGCTCCTGGGATGGCACACCCGAACCATGTCGCTGCTGTACATGGTCGGCGTGCTGTCACTCATGAACCGCAGCGTCCTCCTGGGTGACGGCGGCGACACCCTCATCCACCTGGTCGCGACCTACCTGGTGCTCACGCGGTGCGGGCAGGTGTGGTCGCTGGACGCACGACGGCGGGAGCGCGCGGCGGTGATGGGCCGGGGCGGCAGCGATCCGGTGCGCGTGGCCCTCTGGGCGTTCTTCGCCGTGGCCCTCGCGGCTGCGCAGGTGACGGGATTCGCGCAGTTCTGGCCGCGCTGGGGCCTGTTCCTCTGGGGATGGTTGTTCACCCAGGCCCTCTGGTTCTGGGCGGAGCGGCGTCGCTCCTCCCAGCTGCGAGGGGTGCTGGACGTCATGGCCAACCTCATCCACAACGCGGGGATGCTGTTGATCGCCGCCCAGGTGATCATCCTCTACTCGGCAGCCGGCTGGTTCAAGATCCAGGGCGCGCGATGGCAGGACGGAACCGCCCTGATCTACCCCCTGCATCTGAACTACTTCAGCCCGTGGACCCGGCTGTCCCACTCGCTCGGCAGCAACTCCCTGATGGTCACGACGATCACCTACGGCACGGTGTTCGTGCAGGTCGCCTTCCCCTTCACCCTCCTCAACCGCCGGGTGAAGAACGTGCTGCTCCCCATCATGATGACCGAGCACGCGGGCATCGCGGTGATCTGCGGCCTGCCGTTCTTCTCCATGGCGATGGTCTTCGCGGACTCGATCTTCCTGCCGACGAGCTTCCTGCGCTGGCTCGGCTGGAGGGTGGCCGTCGCCCGAGACGACATGATCGAGCGGTGGCGCCGGTTGCGCCGTAGGGGAGACCCTCAGACGGCTGGGGCGGGTGCCGGAGTGTGACGGACGGTACGGCGCGCCGTTCTCGTCCGGCGCGCCGTACCCCCGGACGCACCCTCATGACCGCGGCGACCCGTTCCGAGGACGCGACCGCTGAAGTTCGGCCACGAGCCGGTGCAGGCGCTGCGTGGGACGGAGCCCCAACTCGTCGCGGAGGCGCTGCGCGTAGCGTTCGAAGTCGGACAGCGCCTCGGACGGATTGCCTTCGGCCAGGTGGGCGCGGATCAGCGAGGCCTGGCTGCTCTCCCGCAGGGGATCCGCCTGAACAGCCGCGTGAGCGGCCGATACCGCTCCGGCGAACTCCTTCGCGTCGATGAACTCCCCTGCCAGCGCCTCCAGGGCGTGCAGGCGCAACTGCCGCCAGTGCTCCGCCTCCAGCAACGCCCAGTCGTCGTACCAGCCGGGCAGCAGGTCGGCGGAGAGCTGGTCGACGGTCGCCGCGTTGAGGCGGAGGTCCTCCACCGGGCCGCCGGGATCGAGCAGGCGCTGGGCCAACGACCGGGAGTGGTAAAGGTCCACGGTGACGTCCCGCGCGAGGCGCACCTCGGCGGAGGAGACGTCCAGCGCCTTCCTGGCGGTCCCGCGCAGGCGTGACAGCGCTGCCCGGAGGTTCGTATAAGCACTGTGCTCCGATGCGTCGGGCCACAGGCTTCCGGCGACCAGGGATCGGGGAACGGAAGCGCGGTAGTTGAGCGCGATGAACGCCAGAAGCCGCTTGGAGCCGACGGGGACGGCCACCGGTACGTCGTCGACCATGAGGTCGAAGCCGCCGAGCAGCGCGATGCGCATGGGCGACTTGGTCTTCACGGCCAGAGAAGAGAAAGCGAGATCAGCTGCGCTCATGGCTGCGTGATCGGGTAGGGGTCAGTCCGCCCAGGCGCCTGCCGACCGGCGGCGCCGCCGCTGCCCAAAGGCTCACGATCTGCACACTTTCCATGCGTCCATGCTGCTCTGTCCGCAGAAGGTTGTCGAATCGTCTCGATTTGACAAAATCGCAGTCTTGGGTCCGGTATGCGCACTTCGGTGGTCAACGAAACGGCGCCGGAGGCCGAGTTGATGTCACGCCATCGTCACGCCCGCAGCACGCCACGGTGATGCCCGCCTTTCCACACTGGCTCCCGCTAAGCGCCTCACCGAATGGCGGCCGTGGCGGCCGAACGACGGGAGAAAACGATGAGGAAGACGAAGAAGCGGAACATGGCGGCCGGGGTGGCGGTCTTCGCACTTGTCGGAGGACCGGCGATCGCCGCCTCGCCGGCGCAGGCGGCACCCATGCATGCGCCACGGATCTCATGCACGCTGACCCAGGATGCCCCTGGTTCCTTCTTCAGAGTGGTCGGCAACGGGTTCCCGCCCGGTGAGCTGGTCGTGCTCCTGGATTCATCAGGAACCATGCTGGGCAAGGACACGGCGCGGCTGCCGGAGGGCTCATTCGACTTCGCCTACCTCCCCATCGACAACTACACCGTCGCCTCGGGCTTCGGCCGTGTGGGTTGCGTCTGACCGACCCGGCGTCCCCGTTGGTTCCGCGCGTGAACATCAGCGAACGTCGGGGGATTCCGCGAGGGTGTGTGCGACGAGGGCGTTGGCGTGCCCGTGACCCAGCCCGTGTTCGGCTTTGAGCCAGTTCACGAGTTCCATGTGCTTGGTCAGAGGGGAGGAGCGGATGAGCTCCTTCCACTCCGCTATCGGGCGGCCGTACTTCTTCTCGATGGAAGGGAAGTAGCTGGCAGGGCCCTTGACGGTGTCAGCCATGTCGGCCTTGTCCTCTCTGTCTGCGCCTGATGTTCCCGGTGTTGTCGCTCGTAATGACCGTTGGACGCGAAGGAAGTCATCGGTCGAACCGGAGTGACCTGCGTCACGCTCCGAATGTCGGCCGCCCCCGTACGAGAGCCGAATCTCCTACGCGCTGATGTGCGCGGGCAGGCCGAAGAGCGGGAACAGGCGCTCGGTGTCGCGGAAGACGCTGATGTCCCTGATCCGGTCCTCGGTGATGTCGACGACCTGAAGCGCCCAGGGCTCGAACCCCGTTCCGTCGGCACTGGGCCGGTACTGGCCGAACGCCGGCGAGCCGTTCGCCACGGTGGGGATCAGCCGTGATCCGCGGCAGCCGATGGCGGGTCCGGTCAGCCAGGCCTGGATGTCGGAGACGCCTTGCATCCACACGGCGTACGGCGGCAGGGACATGGTGGCGTCCACGTGCAGCAGCATGCTCAACTCCTCCATGTCGAAGCTGGAGAAGGCCGCGGCATACCGCTTCGCCAGTGCCCGCTGGACGGTGCCGGGCTGCCGTACCGTCGCATGGCCGGTCACTTCGCGGCGGGCGGCCAGCGTGGCACGGGCGCGCTGGAGTGCGCTGTTGACCGAGGCGACGGTGGAACCGTGCAGGTCTGCGACTTCGCGCGCAGAGAAGCCCATGACTTCCCGCAGCAGCAGAGTCGCGCGTTGCTTGGGCGCCAAGTGCTGTAGCGCGGCGATGAAGGCCAGGCGCACCGATTCGCTCGCCTGGGCCGCCTCCGCGGGGTCGTCCGGCGTGGAGGCCAGGGCAGCCGGACACGGTTCGATCCACAGCCCGGCGTCCAGTGGGGCGCCCGGTGAAGTGGCGCCACTGGTCGGGCCGGAGAGATCCATCGGGCGAGCCCGGCGCTTGCCGGCGGCGAGCGCGTCGAGGCAGACGTTGGTGGCGATGCGGTAGATCCACGACCGCAGCGACGACCGCCCCTCGAACCGGTCGAGGCTGCGCCAGCCCCGGATCATGGTCTCCTGCACGGCGTCTTCCGCTTCGAAGACCGATCCCAGCATCCGGTAGCAGTACCCGATCAGCTCGGCCCGATGACTCTCGAGCCGGACCGCGGTGGATTCATGCCCATGCCCGTGCCCGACGACACCGACTTCAAGATTGTTCATTCCCGCCCCCCGACGCACCAGAATAACTGCCGTAATTCCCAGGGGCTTGAGAAGTCCTACCGGGCATGTACCTGGCATACGGACCTGGTCGTGCGTACGGACGATTTCCCCCGACTTCCGCCGGACTGTCGGAGGCGGTCCGTACGCTCGTCGGTATGGAGGGGAACGAACCACACGGCGAGGAGCCCGGCACCGAGGCGTGGCAGCGGCTGAGCGCGTACGCCTACCTCAGTGCATCCGAGCGCCTGGAGTACGTAGCGGTGATGCGGGTGTTCTGCGGCACGCTGCTCGCGGACCTGTCCGTACCCGACGTTCTCGCCAAGCTGGACCGGGCCGGCGGTCCGGGGGCGGCACTCGGCGTCGAGACGCTCACCGCCCGGCTCGAACAGCTGGTCCGCTGGGGCAATCTGCTGCGCAGCACGCATACGGTCAGGGCGACGAGCATCGCCGAGTACCAGCGCTCCCGGTCCCGCTACCAGCTGTCCAAACTGGGGGAGCGCGTGCAGCGGGACGCGGACGAGGTACTGGCCGGGGCGGACGCCGCCCGCGAGGTGAGCAGCGAACTGCTCGCGCTCGTCGACCGAGGCCTGCGCGAGGTCGCCGCCCTGGCCGGGGCGCCCGGCGGCGCGGACCCGCAGCAGGCACTGGAGCGGATCAGTACGCTCTTCGTGCAGTTCGCCGAATTCGCCGAGTCCGTGCGCGACTTCTACGCCTACCTGGGTCAGGTCCTGGCGCGCTACGACCTCGATGGAGCCGAGTACCAGGGATTCAAGGAGCTGCTGCTCGACTACGTGGACGCCATCACCGAGGACGTCTCCTTCCGGGCCCCGCGCATCGCCGCGCACCTGGACACCGTCTGGCCGCACCTGCCCGCGCTGCTCGCCCGTATCGACGCGCGCACGACGGGCATCGGGGCACTGGCCGACGGACTGCCCGAGACACGGGTGCAGCGCAGCCGCGGGCGGGACCTCGCGGACTGGGAGGGGCTGCGTGACTGGTTCACCGACACCGGCGGGCACGGCAGCCAGGTGGACCAGCTCCGGGACGCCACCCTGCGTGCCCTCCAGTCGCTGCTCGCCAACGCCAAGCGGATGCTGCGTTCGGCCTCCGGCGAGATGTCCCGCCGCAGGGACCTGCTGCGGCTCGCGGCCTGGTTCGACGCCGCGGAGCCGGAGGAGGCCCACGACATCGCGGTCGCCGCCTTCGGGCTCTACGGGGCACGGCACCTGGGCGTGGCACCGGATCCGGACCTGTCCGTGCCGGCGTACGTGAGCTGGTGGACCGGACCCGTGGTGGACGTGCCGGTGGCGCTCCGCGAGCGCGGCAGCAGGGCTCCGCGCGGACGTGCCGCGGCGGCCGAGAACCACGCCGAGCAGAAGCGTCGTCTCATGGAGCGGGCGCGGGAGGAGGCGGAGGCCCGGCAGGCGGCGGCCGATGAACTGCGCAGCGCGTCGGGCAGATTCGACCAGGTGAGACTGAGCGCCCCGGCCATGCGACTACTGCTGGAGCTCCTTACCGCCGCCCTCGGCAACGCCCAGTTGCGCAAGGACGCTGGTGATGCCGGTGACACGGGTGACGCCGGTAACTCGCGTGACATCCGGGAGGCCGGTGACTTCCTGCTCGACGGCGCGCGAGCGAGCGACGCGGACCTCGGCATCCGCCTGACGGCGTGGCGCACCCCTGGCCGGAACACGGTCCTGCGGTCCGTGGACGGCGACCTGACGGCGGACGACCTCACGCTGGCCGTGGAGAGTATGGCTGTCAAGATCATGGCCGTGGAGAGCGTGACCGTCGAGAGCGTGGCCGTGGACAGCGCGTCCATGCCCACGGTGGGGGAGGCGAGCGCCTGATGCCCCTGCCCTCCGCGCACGACGTCGCACTCGCGGCCGAGCGCCGCACCGCCGCCCGGCTTCTCCTGGCCCACCCCCTCGTCACCAGCACCGGACCGCACAGCGACACCTTCCCTCTGATCCGGCGCCACGCCGACTGGCTTGCCCAGCGCTTCCAACAGGTGTTCGGCTATCGGCTGCTGGTGGAGGCGTCGTACGCCCGGCTCTTCAAGGCGGGCCTCGGCCCGGGCTCGGGCCACCGCCTCGAACGCGCGTCGACCGGGACGCCGTTCACCCCACGGACGTACGCCTATCTGGCCCTCGCCCTGTCGGTCCTCGTCACCGCACCGGAACAGCTCCTGCTGTCCCAGCTCGTCGCCGACCTGCGGGCCGCGGCCGTCGACGCCGGGATGGAGATCGCCGACACAGGACGGCAGGTCGAGCGCCGGACGCTGGCGGCCGCACTGCGGCAACTCGTCGACTGGGGCGTCCTGGTCGAGACCGAGGGCCACGTCTCGGCCGTCGCCGAGGAGCGGTCGGGGGAGGCACTGCTGACCGTGGACCGCGAGATCGCGCGAGCCGTCGTCGCCGGCCCGCTCGCA
The Streptomyces sp. CGMCC 4.7035 DNA segment above includes these coding regions:
- a CDS encoding DUF5819 family protein; amino-acid sequence: MITGTIVVAATAVAVHLLLVFLYLAPANAISRKHADLIRGWVYPEFDQNWQLFAPNPLQTNITVHARAQIKMPDGSLRTTPWVNLTAQDIAHIKDNPAPSHAYQNLLRQAWDFYNRQRDATGKAVGLRGELGETYVRRIAAQRLSARFDGGRVVKVQIYSAYAPIASPKWSNEKVDTRTTYQSLPWWPISKEDLR
- a CDS encoding HTTM domain-containing protein, whose product is MNIEKDTAQVPSPFKGIGAKLDAGISKGLNKITGSALMPYQAAIVRIGFALTFALYLIREWPHRLELYGTTNPWGFDLAQRLSNENGAFTLLLWSNDRLWFELVYNGTIVASLLLLLGWHTRTMSLLYMVGVLSLMNRSVLLGDGGDTLIHLVATYLVLTRCGQVWSLDARRRERAAVMGRGGSDPVRVALWAFFAVALAAAQVTGFAQFWPRWGLFLWGWLFTQALWFWAERRRSSQLRGVLDVMANLIHNAGMLLIAAQVIILYSAAGWFKIQGARWQDGTALIYPLHLNYFSPWTRLSHSLGSNSLMVTTITYGTVFVQVAFPFTLLNRRVKNVLLPIMMTEHAGIAVICGLPFFSMAMVFADSIFLPTSFLRWLGWRVAVARDDMIERWRRLRRRGDPQTAGAGAGV
- a CDS encoding AfsR/SARP family transcriptional regulator — protein: MSAADLAFSSLAVKTKSPMRIALLGGFDLMVDDVPVAVPVGSKRLLAFIALNYRASVPRSLVAGSLWPDASEHSAYTNLRAALSRLRGTARKALDVSSAEVRLARDVTVDLYHSRSLAQRLLDPGGPVEDLRLNAATVDQLSADLLPGWYDDWALLEAEHWRQLRLHALEALAGEFIDAKEFAGAVSAAHAAVQADPLRESSQASLIRAHLAEGNPSEALSDFERYAQRLRDELGLRPTQRLHRLVAELQRSRPRNGSPRS
- a CDS encoding DUF4287 domain-containing protein, coding for MADTVKGPASYFPSIEKKYGRPIAEWKELIRSSPLTKHMELVNWLKAEHGLGHGHANALVAHTLAESPDVR
- a CDS encoding sigma-70 family RNA polymerase sigma factor; this translates as MNNLEVGVVGHGHGHESTAVRLESHRAELIGYCYRMLGSVFEAEDAVQETMIRGWRSLDRFEGRSSLRSWIYRIATNVCLDALAAGKRRARPMDLSGPTSGATSPGAPLDAGLWIEPCPAALASTPDDPAEAAQASESVRLAFIAALQHLAPKQRATLLLREVMGFSAREVADLHGSTVASVNSALQRARATLAARREVTGHATVRQPGTVQRALAKRYAAAFSSFDMEELSMLLHVDATMSLPPYAVWMQGVSDIQAWLTGPAIGCRGSRLIPTVANGSPAFGQYRPSADGTGFEPWALQVVDITEDRIRDISVFRDTERLFPLFGLPAHISA
- a CDS encoding TIGR02677 family protein, which codes for MEGNEPHGEEPGTEAWQRLSAYAYLSASERLEYVAVMRVFCGTLLADLSVPDVLAKLDRAGGPGAALGVETLTARLEQLVRWGNLLRSTHTVRATSIAEYQRSRSRYQLSKLGERVQRDADEVLAGADAAREVSSELLALVDRGLREVAALAGAPGGADPQQALERISTLFVQFAEFAESVRDFYAYLGQVLARYDLDGAEYQGFKELLLDYVDAITEDVSFRAPRIAAHLDTVWPHLPALLARIDARTTGIGALADGLPETRVQRSRGRDLADWEGLRDWFTDTGGHGSQVDQLRDATLRALQSLLANAKRMLRSASGEMSRRRDLLRLAAWFDAAEPEEAHDIAVAAFGLYGARHLGVAPDPDLSVPAYVSWWTGPVVDVPVALRERGSRAPRGRAAAAENHAEQKRRLMERAREEAEARQAAADELRSASGRFDQVRLSAPAMRLLLELLTAALGNAQLRKDAGDAGDTGDAGNSRDIREAGDFLLDGARASDADLGIRLTAWRTPGRNTVLRSVDGDLTADDLTLAVESMAVKIMAVESVTVESVAVDSASMPTVGEASA